One part of the Rutidosis leptorrhynchoides isolate AG116_Rl617_1_P2 chromosome 1, CSIRO_AGI_Rlap_v1, whole genome shotgun sequence genome encodes these proteins:
- the LOC139896388 gene encoding coronatine-insensitive protein 1-like, translated as MESLNFYESDIDCYDMKDIVLLAKNCSEPLISLNLNDYDLRDLLTLFCYAVKLEEFGGAPSYKSDTTISYMRRNDFPIVVDLAQQLMKLDLMCSMSDDINFGGFLAYECPNLEVLYTKGVVSQIGLSALARGCVKLECLHAYIKDITNEALECIESNLKNLYDFRITSVDTREKMTDLPLDKGVRALLMGCTKLEKLGIYIRNNVPLTAVSLWSIGKFGQNLMSLMLGYLDASNDGLMQLSAGCPKLQKFEVRGCYFSEEAISMLALNLSSIRYMWFQSYRVGDAICKTKMDFIESKGDIFGGDGNIRNMFRPNWHMELIRPELDVDVNENTNFQILLINQHFNGP; from the exons ATGGAATCGTTGAATTTCTACGAATCGGATATTGATTGTTATGATATGAAAGATATTGTGTTACTAGCAAAAAATTGTAGTGAACCACTTATTAGTTTGAACCTTAATGATTATGATTTAAGGGATCTTTTGACTCTATTTTGTTATGCAGTTAAGTTGGAAGAATTTGGTGGTGCACCGTCATACAAATCCGATACGACAATATCTTATATGCGTAGAAATGATTTTCCTATTGTGGTTGATCTTGCACAACAATTAATGAAATTAGACCTAATGTGTAGTATGTCTGATGACATAAATTTTGGCGGTTTTCTTGCTTATGAGTGTCCAAATTTAGAAGTTTTGTATACTAAAG GTGTTGTGTCACAAATTGGGTTAAGTGCACTTGCAAGAGGATGCGTTAAATTGGAATGTTTGCATGCTTATATTAAAGATATTACAAATGAAGCTTTGGAATGCATAGAATCTAACTTGAAAAATCTCTATGATTTTCGTATTACTTCGGTTGATACGCGTGAGAAGATGACAGATTTACCGCTAGATAAAGGGGTTCGAGCTTTGCTAATGGGGTGCACGAAGCTTGAAAAGCTAGGTATTTACATTCGCAATAATGTACCACTCACAGCTGTCAGTTTATGGTCTATTGGAAAATTCGGTCAAAATTTAATGTCTCTTATGCTTGGTTATCTAGACGCATCAAATGATGGACTTATGCAGTTATCAGCAGGGTGTCCAAAATTGCAGAAATTTGAAGTGAGGGGCTGTTATTTTAGCGAGGAGGCTATATCAATGTTAGCATTGAATTTAAGTTCTATAAGGTACATGTGGTTTCAAAGTTATCGTGTTGGTGACGCTATTTGTAAAACTAAAATGGATTTTATTGAAAGTAAAGGTGATATTTTTGGTGGTGATGGTAATATTAGGAACATGTTTCGTCCAAATTGGCATATGGAGCTTATTAGACCTGAATTAGATGTTGATGTGAACGAAAACACAAACTTCCAGATCTTATTAATCAACCAACACTTCAATGGACCTTAG